The sequence below is a genomic window from Zygosaccharomyces rouxii strain CBS732 chromosome D complete sequence.
TTGAAAATGTTTGATAATCCATATCCTTAGGTTTTATGTTTTCTACCGAGGTTGAACATCTTGGATAACTCGCCATCTTATTCTGAGTCACTACTTCACCACTGTCATTACCAATAAGATTAttattagaagatgaagaatttgccGAATTTGACGATACCAACCTATGTATGGCTCCAGGTGTAATTAACGTCTCTGCAGAAGTATTTCTCGGAGCCGAACTGCTGTTAAAATGTACATCTCCGCCGGTATCAGTAACGATGCTTTGAACGTCGTCAAaagtatcttcatcagctAAGTTCCTCAAAGTCATTCCAATGTCCGTTAGTGTATAATGATTTATTGGTAGATCCGAGTTTAATTCTAATGAGGATAATGAATTTGCAGAAGAGTAACGATAATATCCTGCATTGTCCATAAGATTCAAATCCTCAGAAGGTGAAGATACACTAGAGTACGAGGAAGTAGAGTCAGATACTGAACGAGCATCGGGTACATCTACATTGGTACTGATATCCAATGGACCCTCGGTCTCAATAGGACTTGGTACTTCCATATCGTTATCATTTTCGTATTCGGAAtttaataaaatttcattcatCTTTGCCGGTCTAAGTAATGAAGTATCATTGTGATAAAGATGCCTTAATGGTGACGTATTAAAATAATCCGTATCTTCGCTGAATCTTCTGACTTCACTAGGCTTAGCTCCAGAAGTGAAAGGTCTATGACTATGTGATAAAGTAGTAGTCACTAAGAAATCTCTAGCGAACATGTTTCCTCTATTTGTACTCAattcatttcttttatttgCAGCTGCGGCTTCAGAAGTTGCTACGGCtgctctttcttcatccaaatcttttttaCTCTGTGTGGTGAcaaccaatttcatctgATAATTTTCgtaattattattatcataaAAGGTTTCACCATTAACATCATAACGACAACAAAGGTTGACATCCAGTGGACATAATGTAGTCGTTAATGCAGGATTATAATAAAGTAAATTTCTCATTTGCAGGGAATATTTTAAAACGTTAAGATCAATAacaaatttaaattcatctaatTTATCTGTAATTGATCTGTGGTAAGTTGCCGTAACGTAATGAATATCCTTCCAATTGTTAAAAGTGAgtttaatttcaataaatttctcaaaatttaGATTGTTGACATAGATTAGGCCTAAAACCTTACCGAATTCATTATTGATCTGTTCCAGGGAATGCAGTCTTATATTTGAACCTTGTAAATAATCAAACAATTGTGGCTCCAATTGTCCATTATCCTTCTTTTTGATGAATGGATTTGCATCAGCGGCTCTAAAAGGTATAACGTTCGATTGTAAGTATTGCCAATCTACCACTTCAAATTGATGGGGACGATTTTtatctaaaatttcatgtttATGGTGATAATGtttttgatcttcttcttcatattcatattcatcttcatcttcatcttcatcttctatACCTGAATCAGAATCGTAATCCAAATGGAATCGGGATAATAAAAAATcctttttgtttttattactattattaccaatttttcttttattcgTTAATAAACTGGGTAAAAGGGTAAGATTATTGAACCACAATTCATCAcgttcatcatcaaaaccttcttcgtcatcacTCGCGGGAATTATAGGTTTTAACTGAGGTGAACTCTCTGTTGAAATAGAAATCGGTTCAGCTGCAGAATCGAATTTCTTAACTGTAGTCAACTCTGCAGCAAATCTAACgttctttgaagatgaggagGTTGTCGAAGATGCAgcaattgatgatgaatcagAACGACtcaatttcaatgatgattttaacTGTCTAATGGCCACCCGAGTTGGAGGTGGTGGCGAAAATGGACTAACACTGCTCTCCAGGCTTGGTGGGGGACTTGGAGTCCTACTACCTTCAGTCATTAATCTCGCTCTTTCTTTATTACTTTGCGCGGCTTCTAGAAAAATTAACACAGACCCCTCTATTGTTCCTTATCAACCAAACaaaagataaaaagaaacaaaaatgCACCCTTAATTCAAAGGTCGTAAGTACAGCGCTTGACTATAATCCTAATCAATcaatgaaatgaaatgaaatgcACGGAAAAGAGCacaattcctttttttttttttttaatattattaatatGCTTTGGTATATTTCGATCTTTTCTTAATATCCGGTTTTTCTTGCCTGTCTGTCCTACACCGATACGTGAGCTTCTCCGCCTTGTTGCGATGACTATCTTCTATCTTCTACTATGAGTACTAACGATCTGCAAAGACCTTCAAAGATACACGCCaaacagaaaaaaattggtcgTAGCAacagaaacaaaaaaacaaaagacAAAGGATACCTGAATTCGATTTGCCCTGATGTAATGTGTGTGGAAATTTTAGAGGCTATTTCACTAATCCTTTGAAGACCTTATAATGGAAATATATTAAAACAACacaaaaaaagaaaaaaaaaattctatGCTTTTAGTTCCTCTACTAATACTTTTCCCGTTGGAACTTCGTATTATGCTGATGTTTTGACAAAGGTCAGTACCTCGTTATTCGTTATCGTTATCGTAATCGTAATCGTAGTCGCGACTGGTTTTGTCTCCCTGATTTAAGCTTTTCTCCCTTCTATATATCAGTATTGGCGGGTTAATGATTCAGCTGCTATAACAGTCGTTAATGTCTCTACCCGCTGAAGCAGTCTATGCAAGAGTCACAAGGGCAGGTAAGAAAAGTGTGACAAGCAATTCGATGGCCCAGAAGAAAtgagaaagagaaaggaaGAAATAACGAAGATTACAATAGAATGGAGGAGAATTTAAGAAGGAACAGGTAATAAATGAAAGGGAATTGGAAGGATCACTCCATTTTAGCCATGGTTTTTATACGGCTGATTTTGGATCGATACCtaattaaattaaattaaattaatCGCTTGTACTACTAAGctttgataaaaatctttAGTACCGTATTGCAAAACACAATAGAAGTCTAAGAAATTCTGCACGTAAGGGGCGCGAAAAAGATAATAATTAGGTTATTAGCCCACCCAGAAAAATACGCAGGGGGGTGGGGATGCAGGGGATTTATTGATCGATTCTTTGATTCAAGGATTAGCGCTACCGCCGCAGGAATTGTCGTATGACAGCGTAACGTAGTGTAACATAATGCGGCTAACTTAATGCTGTGAGGTGGGGTAGAAATGGAGAAAATTTTATATCGCACAGAAACCCTCGGAGTACCCGGAAGCCTTCTGGGGCTTACTGTGTGAAACAAAGGGGTGTCTGGAATGGACATACTGTCTTACGACTTATGTGGTCTCacatttttctttttcttttatcatGCGGGTATTTTTATGCGTGTTTACCATTCATACCGTATTGTCTTTTGTGGAGGTTGGTCCAGCTTTTTAAGGGGCAGGGACCTAGAGGCCAGCGTAGAAGGTGTGTACCTACTTTAGGGGGCCAAAAACGAGTCGTTTCGAGTTTGAGTCGTATAAGCTCTTTAGATGCTGTGTCACATTAAACTGCATAACGCTACCCCACATTAACACAGGAATGCAGGGTCGGAGTCACACAGAAACAATCGTAGACCGTGGGGAAGGAGTGGGACTACAGGAAAGTATTTGATTGGCACTCCTACTTGCTCACATTGTGTGGAAGGCATCTAGACCCTTCTCTTCATTTGCTTCTAAGGGAACATTTCAGTGGTACTATACGATGTGCAGCCGCTGTCTTTTGCGGGGTTTTAAAGCGCGTCTTGAAGCTACGTTTGTTTCATAAGGCTTCCTTATCTTATCGGGCGGGTGACTCCGACCAGATCTCAGGATAGCTACATACGTATATATAAACATAAGACACTGTCGAGATCACAGATCCGATCTCTCTTTCccttttctccttttcagAATGTGTCAGTTTGGGTCGCTTTCTACGATACAATTATATTTCTTGATATGGTAATGCTATTAGATGGACGTGTTAGTATATAAAGACggaataaaagaaaaaaataaaaaattgagatGAGACTAAAAGTTCTATTATGACAACAACAAGTTAAAAGAAGGAGCGTCTGATTGTGAAATGTCATTTGATAGACCCGAAGTGTATAGTGCCCCCGTTTTACAAGGAGACTCGCCcaacgatgatgataataccGAAATCATTAAATcatttaaagattttataTTAGAGTTCCGTCTAGATTCACATTTTCTCTATAGAGATCAACTGAGAAATAATTTACTGGTTAAAAGATATTCGTTAACAGTTGCTACTGAACATTTGATTGGTTATAATGAAGATCTCTATAAAAAACTATCAGATGAACCATCGGATGTTGTGCCGTTATTTGAAAGTGCAATTACACAGGTTGCAAAGAGAATTGCAATTCTAAGTAAAAGTGGTTCAGAAAATAGTAATAGCagtaatgatgaattaccagatgaattagaaacGACACGTCTATTCCCAACTTTCCAATTAATACTTAACAGTGGAGCTACCCAAACTTCTCTAAGACAGTTAGATTCTGAACATGTTTCAAAGATTGTAAGGTTATCAGGTATTATAATATCAGCATCAGTTTTAACGTCAAGGGCCACGTATTTATCACTAATGTGTCGTAATTGCCGTCATACTACTTCGATGCGCATtaataattttaattcaattaGTGGCAATAATGTTACTTTACCTCATTCATGTCTTTCTAATTCTCAAACTGAAAATAGCGGTAATAGTAGTGCATTGGTTGGATCtacagatgatgaaggCAGAAAGAATTGTGGACCTGATCCATATCTAATCGTTCATGAATCATCACAATTTATTGATCAACAATTCCTCAAATTACAGGAAGTTCCAGAATCTGTACCTGTTGGTGAAATGCCTCGTAATATTTTAATGACTTGTGATCGATATTTGACTAATCGTGTAATACCAGGTACAAGAGTCACAATTGTGGGTATTTACTCCATCTACCAATCTAAAAACAGAACCGCTggcggtggtggtggtggtggtgtcGCCATTAGAAATCCTTACGTTAAAGTACTCGGTATTCAAACTGATGTGGAAACTTCGAGTATTTGGAATACAATGACGATGttttctgaagaagaagaagaagaatttttaCAATTGAGTAGAAGACCTGATCTTTATGAATTATTTGCCAATTCTATTGCACCTTCCATTTATGGATCAAACGATATTAAAAAGGCTATTGTATGTCTATTATTAGGTGGTTCTAAAAAATTATTACCTGATGGTATGAGACTTAGAGGTGATGTTAACATTCTTCTATTAGGTGATCCTGGTACTGCAAAATCTCAATTGTTAAAATTTGTAGAAAAAGTTTCGCCAATTTCAGTTTATACTTCGGGTAAAGGTTCTTCAGCCGCTGGTTTAACAGCAAGTGTTCAAAGAGATCCTATAACAAGAGATTTTTACCTTGAAGGTGGTGCGATGGTTCTTGCAGATGGTGGTGTTGTAtgtattgatgaatttgataaaatgaGAGATGAAGATCGTGTTGCAATTCATGAAGCTATGGAACAACAAACTATCTCTATTGCTAAAGCTGGTATTACTACGGTGTTAAATTCAAGAACAAGTGTTTTAGCAGCTGCAAATCCAATATATGGTAGATATGATGACTTAAAATCGCCTGGTGAAAATATCGATTTTCAAACTACAATTTTATCACGTTTTGATATGATTTTTATTGTTAAGGATGATCATAATGAAATGCGTGATATTTCAATTGCTAATCATGTTATGAATATTCATACCGGTAGATCTACTCAAAATGATGACGAATTAGAAAATGCAGGTTTAGAATTCAGTATTGATAAAATGAAAAGGTATATCACTTATTGTCGATCAAAATGTGCACCACGTCTTTCAGCTTCTGCCGCCGAGAAATTATCATCACAATTCGTTAATATCAGAAAGCAGCTTCTTATCAATGAGTTAGAATCCACTGAAAGGTCTTCTATTCCCATTACGGTTCGTCAATTAGAAGCTATTATCAGAATCACAGAATCATTAGCAAAATTAGAATTAAGTCCAGTGGCACATGAAAAGCATGTAGATGAAGCTATACGATTGTTTCAAGCATCTACTATGGATGCCGCTTCACAAGATCCTATTGGTGGATTGAATACTCCAAATGGTATTGCTGAAGTACGTCGtattgaacaagaattaaagagaCGTCTACCAATTGGTTGGTCAACATCGTATCAAACTCTGAGAAGAGAATTTGTTGATACAAATAGATTCTCTCAAATGGCCCTAGATAAGGCTTTGTATTCTTTAGAAAGGATAGAAACCATCCAGTTAAGATACCACGGtcaaaatattttcagGAGTGGTGTGTAGAATAACTCTTTCATATGTACATTTAGATATTTGTATACAATGGTAAACATCGTTCTTTTTTACAATGTCCGTGTTGTTAGAAtgaagggaaaaaaaaatcttaAAAGGATCGGTGATGACGAACTAACAATTAAATGAGATAACAATACAACTCTTCAAACACCATGAGTTCTGTACTGGCAGACCGTCCTAAATCAGAGCTAACAGCAGAAGAGTTAGAGCAGTTAGAAGAgtttgaatttaaaaatggtCCACTTTCTCTTATAAATGATTCTGTAACTACAAAGAATCCAGTGATCATTTCACTGAGGAATAATCACAAGATTATTGCAAGAGTAAAAGCATTTGATAGGCATTGTAATATGATTTTAGAAAATGTAAAGGAATTATGGACTGAAAAAAAGGGTAAAAGAGTCGTCAATAAGGAAAGATTTATTAGTAAACTTTTCCTTAGAGGGGATTCTGTAATTGTTATATTAAAGGCACCGGTtcaataaaaaaattttatAATGATGTACAATAGGTTTTACACATATTTAATGTATTATTCATATTTTATATTTTAATTATCGATCatttgaaacttttcaaaggaTCAACTTTACCGCGTTTTTGAACTTTACCCTTCTTTGCCCTCTTCTTACCATTCTTATGGAAAGGAACAAACCCAATTTGAGGTGATTTACCTTCTCTTAATGGTTCAGGTAAAAGGTAATCGGgaactcttttcaaatgctGTTGTACACGAGCGGGatgcaattctttatcatgTCTTAaactttgtaattcttgtggattttcttcaaaatgtcttttcaatttatcactCATGAGTAATTCTTgttttaattctttaattcttgcTTCACGCACCGCCACTTGAGTCACAGCACGGAATCCGTCTTCCATTCTATAACGGAATCCCTCTACTTGTTTTTTATCAAAAGAATATGGTAACATCTCTAATCCCAATTTACTTTGTTGTTTAATAATACGTGAAAGTATTTTTTCGTCCTTAATGGCAGTAGTGCACATAGATGGTTTATGCTTACCGTATTCCTTACGAGGAACTACAAATGAAATAGCAGTACCAGATTTACCAGCACGAGCTGTTCTACCAACTCTATGCACGTAAGATTTAGCTGTCGTCGgtaaatcaaaatttaagACACAGGaaacatttttgaaatctaCACCACGAGATACACCATATTCCCTATTTTTTTTGGATCCATGTTTGGATttattttgagattctGTGTTTCCATCATCACGTCCTTCTTCATGCgctaattcttcttcttcttccttaaTATAATCAGTGTCATCTGTTGCAATTaaaatgtggaaaagaTTTTTGTTAAATTGATCCACGATATGTTGTCTTGAATTTATTGGCAATTCACTGTTTAAGATACTCGATTTAATACcaaattgttccaaaactaatttcaatttgtacCCTCTATCGATATTATTGACAAATACTAAAGTTTTACCTCTAATAAGCGCCAATTTGAATATAACATAACATAACAGAAATTTATCGAATTCCGTGGTTTTAACGTAGTATTGTGCTAGTTTTTTCTGATCTCTTGatatttcatcatcattaaatttcaagatGGCTGGGAATCGACAAAATTGTTGTTTCAAGTTTTGAATATCATCGTTAAGAGTAGCACTCATTAAAAATGTCTGTaagttcttcttcagagGAAGATATTGAGCAATCTTTGTCAAGTCTTCTTCATATCCAAATGTCAACACTAAATCAACCTCATCAATCACTAAAAATTTTAACTCATCCAGTGAAATAGCTTCAGTATTAGTCTCCAGAAGGGTTACAAGCTTACCAGGGGTAGCAACGATAATTTCTGGTTTCTCCAACAAAAGTGTATTAAGCACTGAGTTCGATATATCGGAGGATACATTTAAAGATCTAATATCTTTGGAGCAATAAAGGGTCATTTTCTCTAAGACACTGTACACCTGATTTGCTAATTCCTTGGTAGGCACAAGCACTATCCCCAAAgtttgattttgatcattCTCATCTTGCAATGATTCCTTGTAGTTCAAAATGGTTTGAATCACAGGTATTAAATATGCCAAAGTCTTACCTGAACCTGTAGCAGCTTTAGCAATAATATCTCTTTTTTGTTGAAGTGCTAATGGTATAGCATGCGATTGAATCAACGTTGGATGCAAGAAACCATTACGTTTGACTGCCTGGAGCAATCTAGGATCTAATTGAAGAGATTCAAATGAAGTAGAATCATCGATGTAAGCTTCAGAGGCCTGTTCCACTTTATTAGAGCTCATGATTCAAGCGCTGATGCTAACTAAATCTTCTGACCAATAACGCTTATCTCATCATTTTAAgagttttcaaatttaggcgatgagatgagacGAGATGAGCTCTTggagatttttcaaaaaattttccCCCAACGTGCAACATGATGAATATACCGaatctttggaaaatcAGAAATGTaattagccgccgaaaGTTTCCAGTTATACCAATCATTAAAAAAGtacacacacacacacacacacacacacatatatatatatatatttatatacATTAGCACAGCGGAGCCACTAGATCAATACCCATGTTGAGTATTTGTTCGACCCGTCCCTTGAGTGGATTAGAATTACACTCCTCTATTTTGAGTTGGGAAAAATTAACACGAGCTGTGTTTTTCCCGATCGTTATGATACCGCTAATGTCCTCATCATTCTTCTTAAAATCGCCGTTCTTATTCATCAAAAGGGTAAATGAATCACCGAATTGTTCTTGAAATAATTTGGATATTTGTTTGATCTTCCATACGGGGTCCTGCTGTAttaattcttccacattttgatgattatgattatCACAAGATCGGCTTGTCAATTTAACACTAGCAGGTGCAGAATCAACACTCATTAGAATGGCTACAACTGAGTCTGCAACTGCATCACTTATCAGACCTTGTGTCCATTCTAAAGTCGCCGAGTTATCAACAACGGTCAATTTAATGTCACTCATGATTTGAAGTACCAATTTATTTTCACTGCCATTAGAAACCTCAGAATCCTCTTGCTTGAGCATGTTAGTAACATTGGAAGGATCTTCTAATACTTCAATGTCACCGAACATTTGACAAAGATGCCAATATATTAGTTCCTTTTTACAGTCCACATGGACTGTTTGTCTTTCTCTCAAAACAGTAGTTGACAATTTGTTATGGTGTTCTCTTAAATCTGTCAAAGAAActaaatttaaatcaaaattcttttcatcaGAGACCAAAATTCCAGATacaacaatttcttcttcttcgcCACCATTAGGGAgttctctttcttcctGATCGGATTCTCCATTATTCTCAGTCCCATCTAAACTTTCCACTTTAGGTGATTCCCTCTTTACTTCTGTTGTTTCTCCTTTCTGtatttcatcaacaatgTTACCAACAGCTTTGGCTACTTTAATTCCCTTAAATTCTAAATTCACCTCCACacaatttcttggattaTAGACATGAACTTCTTGATCTGTACCCTTTAATGATgcaaaattggataaaagTGCGGATTTTAAACGACCCATAGGATTCGATTCACCATGAACAAGAACGATATTTGGTGCACTGATCTTCTCTATAAATTCCagattttcttgaaaatcTACATGGGCTGcaaatgaaatttcttcGATTTGGCATCTTCTTGGTATAGTAATCTCCGGGTTGTTTATTGATGGAATCGTATCAGGTTCAAgcattaaaaatttagccATTGTACCCTCCACAGAATAACCTGTTATAAGTACAAGGTTTTTGCCTTCAGGGCACCATCTTTCTAAAACTTCTCTAGAAAGACCATTCTGCAACATACCTGGTGATGCTAGCATCACACTGGGACcaaaatcttgaaattcgTCTATATTTTTGAGGTAAGATatgtttttgaaaacaaaTGGATTGGTTTGAGAGTCtctgaattttcttctaatgTCATCATTCATCATATTCACATAAGTTTGGAAAACACTCATACATTTTCTTGCTAAATTAGAGGCATAGTAAATCGGTACCTGTCCACCACCTAATTCTTCTGCATGTTGAGACCAATATTCATCCAAAATTAACATTAATTCCTGAGCCCTCCCTAGGGCGAAAACTGGTAAAAGAACACGACCACCTTTAGTAACTGTTGAATGAATTAATTGGGTCAATTTACGTTCACGATTTATACGAGGTTCATGTGTTGCAGTACCAAAGGTTGACTCCACAATAAGTACATCAGAGGGGAATGGTGGAATTTCTGCAGAATTTAAATGACGATCTAATTCACGAGAATAGTCACCAGTAAAAAGCACTCGTAATCCTGcgatttcaatttggaacATAGCAGCACCCAAGACGTGACCAGCATGATAAGCTGTAAATTTAATACCACCAACATCAACTGTAGAATGATAATCTATGGTTTCTATTCTGTCAAAGGATTCTgctaaatcttcatcagtataaagattttcatctttacctGTAGCAGAATTACCTATACTGGTGACTCTAACGAAATCTCTTAATAACCATCTGTAAATGGCCTTGGTAGGATGGGTCATGAATACTCTTCCTTGGAAATTGGTCTTTTGCATAACATACGGCAGTGAAGCTGCATGATCTACGTGGAAATGTGAAATAAGTAGAATGTCAACTTTagaaagatcaaattcatcataaTATGGTAATGATGCATATCCCTGATATGCAGGATGGACACCTGCATCTAGCATAACGGTTTTATTCTTATACTGTAGCATATGACTTGACCTACCAACTTCATTGCTACCACCTAACGAGAAGAATTTAAAGGAATTATTCCTTGGTTGTTCCATCATTATTTGTGAATTAATTGAGTGAATCGGTTCCTTACGTTTTTAGTTCAGATTGTGTATAAGTCTAATAATCAGTGCCAATCCCAACTGAGTCCCCTGTTGGTAGTTGAAGTTTGAAATACAAAATAAGTAGGAGAAATTTTCGATATCTTGAGGAGGATGTCTGATTACAACAAAGATGgaataacaacaataataattataaaTGAAAATTATAATTATAATGTGAGGAAGAGGAACTCCAAAAGGGGAAGAGTTTGGGAAATTGTTGTGAGGACAATTCTTGTTAGTAAATAAGTtttatgaaatttttcacagGTATCGAAAAAATGGGTATAGCTACCTACAGTTCCTTTAAATCCACGAACAACTTTGTATGCTTGTTGTAACATGAACTATTAATCCATAATTAATATAGCTCTTCTGGGCATCTCGAtctcatttttttcaaatcataTAATACGACACGGTACTTATATGAACACATAGAAGTATTACGGCGAAGTATATAGTGG
It includes:
- the PIG1 gene encoding protein phosphatase regulator PIG1 (weakly similar to uniprot|P28006 Saccharomyces cerevisiae YOR178C GAC1 Regulatory subunit for Glc7p (protein phosphatase I) for glycogen synthesis regulatory role also predicted for glucose repression and ion homeostasis potential Cdc28p substrate); this translates as MTEGSRTPSPPPSLESSVSPFSPPPPTRVAIRQLKSSLKLSRSDSSSIAASSTTSSSSKNVRFAAELTTVKKFDSAAEPISISTESSPQLKPIIPASDDEEGFDDERDELWFNNLTLLPSLLTNKRKIGNNSNKNKKDFLLSRFHLDYDSDSGIEDEDEDEDEYEYEEEDQKHYHHKHEILDKNRPHQFEVVDWQYLQSNVIPFRAADANPFIKKKDNGQLEPQLFDYLQGSNIRLHSLEQINNEFGKVLGLIYVNNLNFEKFIEIKLTFNNWKDIHYVTATYHRSITDKLDEFKFVIDLNVLKYSLQMRNLLYYNPALTTTLCPLDVNLCCRYDVNGETFYDNNNYENYQMKLVVTTQSKKDLDEERAAVATSEAAAANKRNELSTNRGNMFARDFLVTTTLSHSHRPFTSGAKPSEVRRFSEDTDYFNTSPLRHLYHNDTSLLRPAKMNEILLNSEYENDNDMEVPSPIETEGPLDISTNVDVPDARSVSDSTSSYSSVSSPSEDLNLMDNAGYYRYSSANSLSSLELNSDLPINHYTLTDIGMTLRNLADEDTFDDVQSIVTDTGGDVHFNSSSAPRNTSAETLITPGAIHRLVSSNSANSSSSNNNLIGNDSGEVVTQNKMASYPRCSTSVENIKPKDMDYQTFSNSYCFYNCPHN
- the MCM5 gene encoding MCM DNA helicase complex subunit MCM5 (highly similar to uniprot|P29496 Saccharomyces cerevisiae YLR274W CDC46 Component of the hexameric MCM complex which is important for priming origins of DNA replication in G1 and becomes an active ATP-dependent helicase that promotes DNA melting and elongation when activated by Cdc7p-Dbf4p in S-phase), whose translation is MSFDRPEVYSAPVLQGDSPNDDDNTEIIKSFKDFILEFRLDSHFLYRDQLRNNLLVKRYSLTVATEHLIGYNEDLYKKLSDEPSDVVPLFESAITQVAKRIAILSKSGSENSNSSNDELPDELETTRLFPTFQLILNSGATQTSLRQLDSEHVSKIVRLSGIIISASVLTSRATYLSLMCRNCRHTTSMRINNFNSISGNNVTLPHSCLSNSQTENSGNSSALVGSTDDEGRKNCGPDPYLIVHESSQFIDQQFLKLQEVPESVPVGEMPRNILMTCDRYLTNRVIPGTRVTIVGIYSIYQSKNRTAGGGGGGGVAIRNPYVKVLGIQTDVETSSIWNTMTMFSEEEEEEFLQLSRRPDLYELFANSIAPSIYGSNDIKKAIVCLLLGGSKKLLPDGMRLRGDVNILLLGDPGTAKSQLLKFVEKVSPISVYTSGKGSSAAGLTASVQRDPITRDFYLEGGAMVLADGGVVCIDEFDKMRDEDRVAIHEAMEQQTISIAKAGITTVLNSRTSVLAAANPIYGRYDDLKSPGENIDFQTTILSRFDMIFIVKDDHNEMRDISIANHVMNIHTGRSTQNDDELENAGLEFSIDKMKRYITYCRSKCAPRLSASAAEKLSSQFVNIRKQLLINELESTERSSIPITVRQLEAIIRITESLAKLELSPVAHEKHVDEAIRLFQASTMDAASQDPIGGLNTPNGIAEVRRIEQELKRRLPIGWSTSYQTLRREFVDTNRFSQMALDKALYSLERIETIQLRYHGQNIFRSGV
- the SMD2 gene encoding mRNA splicing protein SMD2 (highly similar to uniprot|Q06217 Saccharomyces cerevisiae YLR275W SMD2 U1 snRNP protein of the Sm class), encoding MSSVLADRPKSELTAEELEQLEEFEFKNGPLSLINDSVTTKNPVIISLRNNHKIIARVKAFDRHCNMILENVKELWTEKKGKRVVNKERFISKLFLRGDSVIVILKAPVQ
- the DBP9 gene encoding ATP-dependent DNA/RNA helicase (highly similar to uniprot|Q06218 Saccharomyces cerevisiae YLR276C DBP9 ATP-dependent RNA helicase of the DEAD-box family involved in biogenesis of the 60S ribosomal subunit), with protein sequence MSSNKVEQASEAYIDDSTSFESLQLDPRLLQAVKRNGFLHPTLIQSHAIPLALQQKRDIIAKAATGSGKTLAYLIPVIQTILNYKESLQDENDQNQTLGIVLVPTKELANQVYSVLEKMTLYCSKDIRSLNVSSDISNSVLNTLLLEKPEIIVATPGKLVTLLETNTEAISLDELKFLVIDEVDLVLTFGYEEDLTKIAQYLPLKKNLQTFLMSATLNDDIQNLKQQFCRFPAILKFNDDEISRDQKKLAQYYVKTTEFDKFLLCYVIFKLALIRGKTLVFVNNIDRGYKLKLVLEQFGIKSSILNSELPINSRQHIVDQFNKNLFHILIATDDTDYIKEEEEELAHEEGRDDGNTESQNKSKHGSKKNREYGVSRGVDFKNVSCVLNFDLPTTAKSYVHRVGRTARAGKSGTAISFVVPRKEYGKHKPSMCTTAIKDEKILSRIIKQQSKLGLEMLPYSFDKKQVEGFRYRMEDGFRAVTQVAVREARIKELKQELLMSDKLKRHFEENPQELQSLRHDKELHPARVQQHLKRVPDYLLPEPLREGKSPQIGFVPFHKNGKKRAKKGKVQKRGKVDPLKSFK